One genomic window of Rhizobium sp. NZLR1 includes the following:
- a CDS encoding amino acid ABC transporter ATP-binding/permease protein, translating to MSTSAADLKPVLRLFFAERRRALLLGAALSATTVTAGIGLLGLSGWFITATSLAGLSAAAITFDVFAPSAGIRLLAIVRTAARYGERLATHDATLGVLAALRERLFRGFAEPGAARALLHRPARLLFRLTADIDALDSLYLRILVPAAVAIGATLAASLVLGLMHPLFGLCFGLFLAGAGLGLPLIAGRAARKHARRRAHGIEALRSRTIDLVAGQTDILMAGRLGAQREAIAAADHHSACADDRLNRIETGLTFGFGLVSTLLLTGSLLAVAALAETKVITAPVAALGLLVAFAAVEPFTALRRGALELGRTLLAARRIVPRLTATAAPEPLAPPLPGYAFSLADVSAFHENSAVPVLEGIGLVLRQGEHLAVVGSSGAGKSSLLALLSGELPAKTGSVAAMTTTLLTQRTELFEDSLRGNLTLANPEAGEARLLDVLAAAGLLADVEAMPRGIDTSLGEGGLGLSGGQSRRLALARLFLRDTPLWLLDEPTEGLDGATARDVLQRLSAMAAGRSLVIATHIRREAVIADRIAVIEGGRILEVSRRGEAAFEKALDRLRPD from the coding sequence ATGAGCACATCTGCTGCAGACCTCAAACCGGTCCTGCGTCTGTTTTTTGCCGAGCGCCGGCGCGCGCTGCTGCTCGGCGCCGCACTTTCGGCGACGACGGTCACAGCCGGCATCGGCCTGCTCGGCCTATCCGGCTGGTTCATCACCGCCACGTCGCTTGCCGGCCTTTCCGCCGCCGCCATCACCTTCGACGTCTTTGCGCCGTCGGCGGGAATCCGGCTTCTTGCCATTGTCCGCACGGCAGCACGTTACGGTGAAAGGCTTGCGACCCATGACGCGACGCTCGGCGTGCTCGCCGCTCTTCGCGAAAGGCTGTTTCGTGGCTTCGCCGAACCGGGTGCGGCGCGCGCTCTTTTGCATCGTCCTGCAAGGCTGCTCTTCCGGCTGACGGCCGATATCGATGCGCTCGACTCCCTGTATCTCCGCATTCTCGTGCCGGCCGCGGTGGCGATCGGCGCTACCCTTGCGGCAAGCCTCGTGCTGGGGCTGATGCATCCATTGTTCGGCCTGTGCTTCGGCCTTTTTCTCGCAGGTGCCGGCCTCGGCCTGCCTTTGATCGCCGGCCGCGCGGCGCGCAAACATGCCCGCCGGCGTGCCCATGGCATCGAGGCGCTGCGGTCGCGGACAATCGATCTCGTCGCCGGTCAGACCGATATCCTGATGGCCGGCCGGCTTGGCGCGCAGAGAGAGGCAATCGCTGCCGCCGACCATCACTCCGCCTGCGCCGACGACCGACTGAACCGCATCGAGACCGGCCTGACATTTGGCTTCGGCCTTGTCTCCACCCTTCTGTTGACGGGATCGCTGCTCGCCGTCGCCGCACTTGCGGAAACGAAGGTGATTACCGCGCCTGTCGCCGCACTTGGGCTGCTCGTCGCCTTCGCGGCAGTCGAACCCTTTACGGCGTTGCGCCGCGGTGCTCTGGAACTTGGGCGGACGTTGCTGGCGGCAAGGCGCATTGTGCCGCGGCTGACCGCCACGGCGGCTCCCGAACCATTGGCGCCGCCACTGCCGGGATACGCCTTTTCGCTGGCTGACGTGTCCGCCTTCCATGAAAACTCCGCCGTACCGGTTCTCGAGGGTATAGGACTTGTGCTTCGACAGGGCGAACACCTTGCCGTCGTCGGCAGCAGCGGCGCCGGCAAGTCGAGCCTGCTCGCTCTGCTCTCCGGTGAATTGCCGGCGAAGACGGGAAGCGTCGCCGCGATGACGACGACGCTGCTGACCCAACGGACGGAACTCTTCGAGGACAGCCTGCGCGGCAATCTCACCCTTGCGAACCCGGAAGCAGGCGAGGCCCGTCTTCTGGATGTGCTCGCCGCGGCCGGTCTGCTTGCCGATGTTGAGGCCATGCCGCGAGGGATCGATACGTCACTTGGCGAAGGCGGTCTCGGCCTTTCCGGCGGCCAGTCGCGTCGCTTGGCGCTTGCCCGGCTCTTCCTGCGCGACACGCCGCTGTGGCTGCTCGACGAGCCGACTGAAGGCCTCGACGGCGCCACCGCCCGAGATGTCCTCCAACGTCTCTCGGCAATGGCGGCAGGCCGCTCGCTAGTGATCGCCACGCATATCCGCCGTGAGGCTGTTATCGCGGACCGCATCGCCGTCATCGAAGGCGGCCGCATCCTAGAGGTTTCGCGCCGTGGAGAGGCGGCGTTCGAAAAGGCGCTCGACCGGCTTCGGCCGGACTGA
- a CDS encoding cytochrome ubiquinol oxidase subunit I has translation MELDIVALSRFQFALTALYHFLFVPLTLGLSVLLAIMETVYVMTGRQIWRQMTKFWGTLFGINFVIGVATGIVMEFQFGMNWSYYSYYVGDIFGAPLAIEGLMAFFLEATFVGLFFFGWDKLSKVGHLVATWAVALGSNFSALWILIANGWMQNPVGSALNPQTMRMEITSFFDVVFNPVAQAKFVHTVSAGYVCASIFVLGVSAWYVLKGRHIELAKRSMTVAASFGLASALSVVVLGDESGYLATENQKMKLAAIEGMWKTEPAPAAFTAFGFPDQEARETHFAVHIPWVMGLIGTRSLTTEIPGIDKLEQQAETRIRDGIKAYDALTQIRAAPAQDQVAQEVRSSFEDLGHDLGYGLLLKRYVDDPRQATDEQIAQAARDTIPHVPTLFWSFRIMVGLGMFFILLTATFFWLSARRHLDKYPLLLRIAVLAIPLPFVAIELGWVVAEFGRQPWVIEGVLPTAAAVSSLGAGTVLLTIIGFGALYTVLIVIEMSLMIKAIKQGPEPDDEPEAVLISETLVPAAE, from the coding sequence ATGGAACTAGATATCGTTGCGCTATCGCGCTTTCAATTCGCACTGACGGCGCTTTACCACTTCCTGTTCGTGCCGCTGACGCTCGGCCTGTCCGTACTCTTGGCGATCATGGAAACCGTCTATGTCATGACCGGCCGCCAGATCTGGCGGCAGATGACGAAATTCTGGGGCACGCTGTTTGGCATCAATTTCGTGATCGGCGTCGCCACCGGCATCGTCATGGAATTCCAGTTCGGCATGAACTGGAGCTATTACAGCTATTATGTCGGCGACATCTTTGGCGCGCCGCTGGCAATCGAAGGCCTGATGGCCTTCTTTCTCGAGGCGACTTTCGTCGGCCTGTTCTTCTTCGGCTGGGACAAGCTGTCGAAGGTCGGCCATCTCGTCGCCACCTGGGCGGTGGCGCTCGGCTCGAACTTCTCGGCCCTCTGGATCCTCATTGCCAATGGCTGGATGCAGAATCCAGTGGGATCGGCGCTCAATCCGCAGACGATGCGCATGGAAATCACAAGCTTCTTCGACGTGGTCTTCAATCCGGTCGCCCAGGCGAAATTCGTCCATACGGTATCGGCAGGTTATGTCTGCGCCTCGATCTTCGTACTCGGCGTCTCGGCCTGGTATGTGCTCAAGGGCCGGCATATCGAACTTGCCAAGCGCTCGATGACGGTCGCCGCCTCCTTCGGCCTCGCCTCGGCGCTCTCCGTCGTCGTGCTCGGCGACGAGAGCGGTTATCTTGCCACCGAAAACCAGAAGATGAAGCTTGCCGCGATCGAGGGCATGTGGAAGACGGAGCCCGCTCCGGCTGCCTTCACCGCCTTCGGCTTCCCGGATCAGGAAGCGCGCGAGACGCATTTCGCCGTGCACATCCCCTGGGTCATGGGGCTGATCGGCACACGGTCGTTGACAACAGAGATCCCGGGCATCGACAAGCTCGAACAGCAGGCCGAAACTCGCATCCGCGATGGCATCAAAGCTTACGATGCACTGACGCAGATCCGTGCCGCGCCAGCGCAGGATCAGGTGGCGCAGGAGGTGCGTAGTTCCTTCGAGGATCTCGGCCATGATCTCGGTTACGGGCTTCTTTTGAAGCGCTATGTCGACGATCCGCGCCAGGCGACCGACGAGCAGATCGCTCAGGCCGCGCGGGACACGATCCCGCACGTGCCGACGCTCTTCTGGTCCTTCCGTATCATGGTCGGCCTCGGCATGTTCTTCATCCTCTTGACCGCCACCTTCTTCTGGCTGTCGGCGCGCCGCCATCTCGACAAATATCCACTGCTTCTGCGGATTGCCGTGCTGGCGATCCCCCTGCCCTTTGTCGCTATCGAACTCGGCTGGGTCGTCGCCGAATTCGGCCGTCAGCCATGGGTGATCGAAGGCGTGCTGCCGACGGCTGCCGCCGTCTCCAGCCTTGGTGCCGGCACCGTGCTTCTGACCATTATCGGTTTTGGCGCACTTTATACGGTGCTGATCGTCATCGAGATGAGCCTGATGATCAAGGCGATCAAGCAAGGGCCGGAGCCGGACGACGAGCCGGAAGCCGTGCTGATTTCCGAAACCCTCGTCCCGGCCGCGGAGTGA
- a CDS encoding GbsR/MarR family transcriptional regulator has translation MNLPPLVQSFVLHFGEMGSRWGINRTVGQIYALLFVSPASLCAEEIADSLGISRSNVSMSLRELQAWNLVILKHKPDDRRDFFTTPDDVWLILRTLAEERKKREVDPTLSVLREILMQRPASEAERHAQSRMSEMHTLIEQLTHWYEDVKQLETERLATLLSLGAKVTKFLEAKDRVVSLGRSRRPNPANKS, from the coding sequence ATGAACCTGCCGCCTCTTGTCCAGTCCTTCGTTCTCCACTTCGGCGAAATGGGCTCCCGCTGGGGAATCAACCGCACAGTCGGCCAGATCTACGCGCTGCTCTTCGTTTCCCCCGCATCGCTCTGCGCCGAGGAGATCGCCGACTCACTCGGCATTTCGCGCTCCAACGTGTCGATGAGCCTCCGCGAACTGCAGGCCTGGAACCTCGTTATCCTCAAACACAAGCCAGACGATCGCCGCGATTTCTTCACCACGCCCGACGATGTCTGGCTCATATTGCGGACGCTCGCCGAGGAGCGAAAGAAACGCGAAGTCGATCCGACGCTGTCGGTTCTGCGGGAGATCCTGATGCAGCGGCCGGCCAGCGAGGCCGAACGGCATGCGCAGTCGCGGATGAGCGAGATGCACACGCTGATCGAGCAGCTGACGCATTGGTATGAAGATGTAAAACAACTTGAAACCGAAAGGCTCGCAACGCTACTCTCGCTGGGCGCGAAAGTGACAAAGTTTCTGGAGGCCAAGGACCGGGTCGTTTCGCTCGGCCGCAGCCGCCGGCCGAATCCTGCGAACAAGAGTTAG
- a CDS encoding extracellular solute-binding protein, producing MTILPTLKSLAVAAAILASSSAIALAKDVHISVWAGGTGPNDVYRLDAIEIAAQQLQREAALKGEDLKITVEKKPYSAWEDFKQALTLAAEAKTAPNIVVSGHEDIAPWSQAGLIVPIEDYVDLDSWPLSDIYENLLKIASYNGTVYGIPQDAESRPMFFWKPYMKAIGYSDADLDALPQSVQDGKYTMKNLLEDAKKMQDKGLVQPGYGFYPRTSNGPDYWQFYTSFGGTMEEGGKLVFDKAAMTRTYQFFADAVKSGVTKKNHIGMPGDQWWKEVATGKAGIWDGGTWHYARLVNQEGLKDFFGNVIFTLIPAGEGGKANTLTHPLVYLLTAGHDKEDTEIAAQLIKIASEPRTNALHAVKSAHLGISKSESTVDFYSADRWTREATERLLPHANAMPNNSDFGKYWNIMWKNLEASWTGAKTVDAAVGDAESELKSTLGDKIVIR from the coding sequence ATGACCATCTTGCCGACACTGAAATCCCTTGCCGTCGCGGCCGCCATCCTGGCCTCGAGCTCTGCAATTGCGCTCGCCAAGGACGTTCACATTAGCGTCTGGGCTGGCGGCACCGGCCCTAACGACGTCTATCGCCTCGACGCCATCGAGATCGCAGCCCAGCAGCTGCAGCGCGAAGCCGCCCTCAAGGGCGAAGACCTGAAGATCACCGTCGAGAAGAAGCCCTATTCCGCCTGGGAGGACTTCAAGCAGGCGCTGACCCTTGCCGCGGAAGCCAAGACCGCGCCGAACATCGTCGTCAGCGGCCATGAAGACATCGCGCCCTGGTCGCAGGCAGGCCTCATCGTTCCAATCGAGGATTACGTCGATCTCGACTCCTGGCCGCTCAGCGACATCTATGAAAACCTGTTGAAGATCGCCTCTTACAACGGCACCGTCTACGGCATTCCGCAGGATGCCGAGTCCCGTCCGATGTTCTTCTGGAAGCCCTACATGAAGGCGATCGGCTACAGCGACGCCGATCTGGATGCGTTGCCGCAGAGTGTGCAGGACGGCAAGTATACCATGAAGAACCTGCTCGAAGACGCCAAGAAGATGCAGGACAAGGGCCTCGTCCAGCCCGGCTACGGTTTCTATCCCCGCACTAGCAACGGACCTGACTACTGGCAGTTCTACACCAGCTTCGGCGGCACGATGGAAGAAGGCGGCAAGCTCGTTTTCGACAAGGCCGCGATGACCCGCACCTATCAGTTCTTCGCCGATGCTGTGAAATCAGGTGTCACTAAGAAGAACCATATCGGCATGCCGGGCGACCAGTGGTGGAAGGAAGTCGCCACCGGCAAGGCTGGCATCTGGGACGGCGGCACCTGGCACTATGCCCGTCTCGTCAACCAGGAAGGCCTCAAGGACTTCTTCGGCAATGTGATCTTCACGCTGATCCCCGCCGGCGAAGGCGGCAAGGCCAACACGCTGACCCATCCGCTCGTCTACCTCTTGACCGCAGGTCACGACAAGGAAGACACGGAGATCGCCGCCCAGCTGATCAAGATCGCCTCCGAGCCGCGCACCAACGCGCTGCATGCGGTCAAATCGGCCCATCTCGGCATCTCCAAGTCGGAATCCACCGTCGACTTCTACTCGGCCGACCGCTGGACCCGCGAAGCCACCGAGCGCCTGCTCCCGCATGCCAATGCGATGCCGAACAATTCCGATTTCGGCAAATATTGGAACATCATGTGGAAGAACCTCGAAGCGTCCTGGACCGGCGCCAAGACCGTCGACGCCGCCGTCGGCGATGCCGAGAGCGAGCTGAAAAGCACGCTCGGCGACAAGATCGTCATTCGCTGA
- a CDS encoding YbaK/EbsC family protein, with amino-acid sequence MSLESVRAFLRAHAPDIDIIETAESSSTVALAAEAHGVEPAQIAKTICLRVGEQMMLVVAGGTARLDNRKFKDTFGAKGRMLDAEEVVAVTSHPVGAVCPFGLPSPLPIYCDISLKRFDEVVPAAGSTNSAVRIETGRLAELTGASWVDVCQ; translated from the coding sequence ATGAGCCTTGAATCCGTCCGCGCTTTCCTGCGTGCGCATGCACCCGATATCGACATCATCGAAACCGCCGAGAGCTCCTCGACGGTAGCGCTTGCCGCTGAAGCCCATGGCGTCGAGCCCGCCCAGATCGCCAAGACGATCTGCCTGCGCGTCGGCGAGCAGATGATGCTGGTCGTTGCCGGCGGCACGGCAAGGCTCGACAATCGCAAATTCAAGGACACGTTCGGAGCCAAGGGACGCATGCTCGACGCCGAAGAGGTGGTGGCGGTCACCAGCCATCCGGTCGGCGCCGTCTGCCCCTTCGGCCTGCCCTCGCCGCTGCCCATCTATTGCGATATCTCGCTGAAACGCTTCGATGAAGTGGTGCCCGCGGCCGGCTCGACGAATTCGGCCGTGCGCATCGAGACCGGGCGGCTGGCCGAGCTGACCGGCGCCAGCTGGGTCGATGTCTGCCAGTAA
- a CDS encoding hydroxyacid dehydrogenase, whose amino-acid sequence MTNIERPLAISAPEPRTLDLIFNDKARAELHAKYEIVEADPENIAGLGDEILARTRYIIGQPPLSAETLARMPALRSILNVESNLLNNMPYEVLFERGIHVVTTGLVFAEPVAEIGLGFALALARGIVDADVAFRQGFELWGGEGNASARLIAGSEIGIVGFGDLGKALRRLLSGFRTRVRVFDPWLPRSILEENGVEPASLDDVLTKSDFVFVVAAVTSENKGFLGTEAFASMRRGAAFILLSRADVVDFEALMAAVSSGQIVAASDVYPQEPLPPDHPVRSLKGFIRSAHRAGALDSAFKKMGDMVLEDMDLMDRGLPPMRCKRAERETVSRMRSKPVAVN is encoded by the coding sequence ATGACGAATATCGAACGGCCGCTGGCGATCAGCGCGCCCGAGCCACGCACGCTCGATCTGATCTTCAACGACAAGGCGCGCGCCGAACTGCATGCGAAATACGAAATCGTCGAGGCCGATCCCGAGAATATCGCCGGGCTCGGTGACGAGATCCTCGCCAGGACACGTTATATCATCGGCCAGCCGCCGCTTTCGGCGGAAACGCTGGCCAGAATGCCGGCCCTGCGCTCGATCCTCAACGTCGAAAGCAATCTTCTCAACAACATGCCCTATGAGGTGCTTTTTGAGCGCGGCATTCATGTCGTGACGACAGGCCTGGTTTTTGCCGAGCCGGTCGCCGAAATCGGTCTCGGCTTCGCGCTGGCCTTAGCGCGCGGCATCGTCGATGCGGATGTCGCTTTCCGCCAGGGCTTCGAACTCTGGGGAGGGGAGGGCAATGCGAGCGCCCGGCTGATCGCCGGTTCCGAGATCGGCATCGTCGGCTTCGGCGATCTCGGCAAGGCGCTGCGCCGGCTGCTGTCCGGCTTCAGGACGCGCGTCAGGGTGTTCGATCCCTGGCTGCCCCGCTCGATCCTCGAGGAAAACGGAGTCGAGCCGGCAAGCCTGGACGATGTTCTGACAAAGAGCGATTTCGTCTTCGTCGTCGCCGCCGTCACCAGCGAAAACAAGGGATTTCTCGGCACCGAGGCCTTCGCCAGCATGCGCAGGGGCGCGGCCTTCATCCTGCTCAGCCGCGCCGACGTCGTCGATTTCGAAGCGTTGATGGCGGCCGTCTCGTCAGGCCAAATCGTCGCGGCAAGCGACGTCTATCCGCAAGAGCCGCTGCCGCCCGATCATCCGGTGCGGAGCCTGAAAGGCTTCATCCGCTCGGCGCACCGGGCCGGAGCGCTCGACAGCGCCTTCAAGAAGATGGGCGACATGGTACTCGAAGACATGGACCTGATGGATCGCGGCCTACCGCCGATGCGCTGCAAGCGGGCGGAACGCGAAACGGTTTCGCGCATGCGTTCTAAACCGGTCGCGGTGAATTAA
- the cydD gene encoding thiol reductant ABC exporter subunit CydD: MSTAFFDATDRGETEPVPNGDTVSSITGPNDAKNGLRRAAMLQALAAATWIPQAGLLAVSVGRIADGGALQDVLWPALGILLLGFARSCLDAAGGRLAFHVARAELSRRRRAAAAALSISSPIDRGRPASGKAASVLGEQAELIVPYLARFQPARIKASLVPLIILAVLFPVSWIAALVLLFAAPLIPIFMALIGWRAQAASERQLVATGGLNGFLLDRLRGLATIRGLDAVEATALRLRREAQSLRVCTMAVLKIAFLSSAVLELFAALGVAMIAVYVGFSLLGEIRFGTWVGRLDLTEGLFILLLAPAFFEPLRELSAVWHDRAAGEAALKTLDGLTAGGPSIRGAAEIASAVPVVAEASAIRLENLAFRYGADEPLILGDFNLDIAAGEHLALLGASGSGKSTLLSLMAGLAPCTGGRIVIGRLELADDTAALLRGGMAWIGQKPHIFAGTIAGNIALGRPGVLRGDVADALDAARLGKVAEAYGSRPLGEGGIGLSGGEALRLAIARAACNPHLRIILADEPTAHLDAATAAEITESLLSLANGRTLIVATHDPLLAARMHRIMRIDADIMMREAAE; encoded by the coding sequence ATGAGCACCGCTTTCTTCGACGCGACGGACAGGGGAGAGACCGAACCGGTGCCGAACGGCGATACCGTCTCGTCCATCACCGGCCCGAATGACGCGAAAAACGGGCTGCGCAGAGCAGCGATGCTGCAGGCATTGGCGGCCGCGACCTGGATTCCTCAGGCCGGGCTGCTGGCAGTCTCGGTCGGGCGCATCGCCGATGGCGGCGCATTGCAGGACGTCCTCTGGCCAGCCTTGGGTATCCTCTTGCTCGGATTTGCAAGGAGCTGCCTCGACGCGGCCGGCGGCCGCCTAGCCTTTCATGTCGCGCGCGCTGAGCTCAGCCGCAGGCGGCGGGCCGCCGCTGCGGCACTCTCGATATCATCGCCGATCGATCGCGGCAGGCCGGCGTCAGGCAAAGCCGCAAGCGTGCTTGGCGAGCAGGCCGAACTCATCGTGCCCTATCTCGCCCGGTTCCAGCCGGCGCGTATAAAGGCGAGCCTTGTGCCGCTCATAATTCTTGCCGTCCTCTTTCCGGTCTCCTGGATCGCCGCGCTGGTTTTGCTGTTTGCCGCGCCGCTGATCCCGATCTTCATGGCATTGATCGGCTGGCGCGCCCAGGCGGCCAGCGAAAGACAACTCGTTGCGACCGGTGGCCTCAACGGTTTCCTGCTCGATCGGCTGCGTGGATTGGCGACGATCCGTGGGCTCGATGCGGTTGAGGCAACGGCGCTGCGGCTGCGCCGGGAGGCGCAATCGCTGCGCGTGTGCACCATGGCGGTGCTGAAGATCGCCTTCCTCTCCTCGGCCGTGCTCGAACTTTTCGCCGCGCTCGGCGTGGCGATGATTGCCGTCTATGTCGGCTTCAGCCTGCTCGGCGAAATCCGCTTCGGCACTTGGGTCGGCCGGCTCGACCTGACCGAGGGCCTGTTCATCCTGCTGTTGGCGCCGGCCTTCTTCGAGCCGCTGCGTGAACTCTCGGCAGTCTGGCACGATCGGGCGGCCGGCGAAGCAGCGCTGAAGACGCTGGACGGTCTGACTGCCGGCGGCCCGTCTATTCGAGGAGCAGCCGAAATCGCGTCAGCGGTACCTGTCGTCGCCGAAGCATCGGCCATTCGACTTGAAAATCTCGCCTTTCGCTATGGCGCCGACGAACCGTTGATCCTCGGCGATTTCAACCTCGATATCGCCGCCGGCGAACATCTGGCGCTTCTCGGGGCCAGCGGTTCCGGCAAATCGACGCTGCTTTCGCTGATGGCGGGGCTGGCGCCCTGCACCGGCGGCCGCATCGTCATCGGCCGCCTCGAGCTTGCGGATGATACCGCCGCGCTCTTGCGCGGCGGCATGGCGTGGATCGGCCAGAAGCCGCATATCTTTGCCGGCACCATTGCGGGGAATATCGCGCTTGGCAGACCCGGCGTGCTGCGCGGCGATGTTGCCGATGCACTTGACGCAGCGAGACTCGGGAAAGTGGCCGAAGCCTATGGCAGCCGGCCGCTCGGCGAGGGCGGGATCGGGCTTTCCGGCGGCGAGGCACTGCGGCTTGCGATCGCGCGTGCGGCCTGCAATCCGCATCTGAGGATCATCCTTGCCGACGAGCCGACCGCGCATCTCGATGCCGCGACCGCCGCGGAGATCACCGAGAGCCTGCTTTCGCTCGCTAACGGTCGCACTTTGATCGTTGCCACCCATGATCCGCTGCTTGCCGCACGCATGCATCGCATCATGCGCATCGACGCCGATATCATGATGAGGGAGGCCGCCGAATGA
- a CDS encoding HupE/UreJ family protein has protein sequence MKSALKSGLLALAAAALPAVAYAHTAVGQTSGFIHGFSHPVSGLDHILAMVMVGVFAFQLGGRAIWLVPTTFVLVMAFGGALGVAGVNVPFVETGIALSVVVLGAIVALNVKAPTAVAMGVVGLFAIFHGHAHGAEMPENAAGAAYAAGFMMATALLHVGGLALGYVIGRAGERQGVFVTRAAGGIAAISGVGILAGLI, from the coding sequence ATGAAATCAGCACTCAAGAGCGGCCTGCTTGCCTTGGCTGCCGCCGCGCTTCCAGCCGTCGCCTATGCACATACCGCTGTTGGTCAGACGTCCGGTTTTATCCATGGCTTCAGTCATCCGGTTTCCGGTCTCGATCATATCCTTGCCATGGTGATGGTCGGCGTTTTCGCATTTCAGCTCGGTGGTCGCGCCATCTGGCTGGTGCCGACGACCTTCGTTCTGGTGATGGCGTTCGGCGGTGCCCTCGGCGTTGCCGGCGTCAATGTTCCCTTCGTTGAGACCGGCATCGCGCTTTCTGTCGTCGTCCTCGGCGCCATCGTTGCCCTCAACGTCAAGGCTCCGACTGCGGTTGCGATGGGTGTCGTCGGTCTCTTCGCGATCTTCCACGGCCACGCCCACGGCGCGGAAATGCCGGAGAATGCCGCCGGTGCCGCTTATGCCGCCGGTTTCATGATGGCGACCGCATTGCTGCATGTCGGCGGCCTCGCCCTTGGTTACGTCATCGGCCGCGCCGGCGAACGTCAGGGCGTCTTCGTCACGCGTGCGGCTGGTGGTATTGCAGCGATATCCGGCGTCGGCATTCTGGCCGGCTTGATCTGA
- a CDS encoding Tim44 domain-containing protein: MPSAISRFAKFAAIAALTSATVFASLDDAEARRAGSGGFGSRGTRTFQAPPVTQTAPAPVAPIERSMTPRPQTTAPATAQQPFGAQRPGLFGGFGRSMIGGLIAGGLLGMLLGHGFGGGFGFLGMLLQIALIGGAIVLAMRYFANRRQPSYGAGGQSGSFSQSYGMSPARNSSFQVPTIGSAAGSGSSSRGNRPSDEIGLAQADLDQFEELLTDVQTAYGAEDYGTLRKLTTPEAMSYLAEELGENATNGVRNRVSDVKLLQGDIAEAWREDGGEYATLAMRYSSIDAMVERDSGRVVSGDDRRPSESTEVWTFVRKPGADWKLAAIQGSEQRAA, encoded by the coding sequence ATGCCGAGTGCCATTTCGCGTTTTGCCAAGTTCGCGGCAATTGCCGCTCTGACGAGCGCAACCGTTTTTGCTTCCCTTGACGATGCAGAAGCGCGCCGGGCCGGCAGCGGCGGTTTCGGAAGCCGCGGTACCCGCACCTTCCAGGCTCCACCTGTCACCCAAACCGCGCCCGCCCCCGTCGCGCCGATCGAACGATCGATGACGCCGCGTCCGCAGACGACGGCACCTGCGACCGCGCAGCAGCCCTTCGGCGCCCAACGCCCCGGTCTCTTCGGCGGCTTTGGCCGTTCGATGATCGGCGGCCTGATTGCCGGCGGCCTCCTCGGCATGCTGCTCGGTCACGGTTTCGGCGGCGGCTTCGGCTTCCTCGGCATGCTTCTGCAGATCGCGCTGATCGGCGGCGCCATCGTGCTCGCCATGCGTTATTTCGCTAACCGCCGCCAGCCTTCCTACGGTGCCGGTGGCCAAAGCGGCTCCTTTAGCCAGTCCTATGGCATGTCGCCAGCACGCAACTCGTCCTTCCAGGTCCCGACGATTGGCTCGGCTGCCGGTTCAGGTTCGTCCTCGCGCGGCAACCGCCCGAGCGACGAGATCGGGCTCGCGCAGGCCGATCTCGACCAGTTCGAGGAATTGCTGACCGACGTTCAGACCGCTTACGGTGCCGAAGACTACGGTACGTTGCGCAAGCTGACGACGCCTGAGGCAATGTCCTATCTTGCCGAGGAGCTCGGCGAAAACGCCACCAACGGCGTGCGTAACCGGGTCTCCGACGTCAAGCTGCTGCAGGGTGATATCGCCGAGGCCTGGCGCGAAGATGGCGGGGAATATGCGACTCTCGCCATGCGTTACTCCTCGATCGATGCCATGGTCGAACGCGACAGCGGCCGCGTCGTTTCCGGCGACGATCGCCGCCCGAGCGAAAGCACTGAGGTCTGGACCTTCGTGCGCAAGCCCGGCGCAGACTGGAAGCTCGCCGCGATCCAGGGAAGTGAGCAGCGCGCCGCCTGA